Part of the Virgibacillus necropolis genome, CGTACATGAATTCTCATGGGTTTGCTGAACAAAATCTTGGACGAACGAATCTACCACCAAAAGTACCTTTATTAGAACATATACCTTTTATCGGTCTGGATGGAGTAGACATTCGAGGTCAAGACCAATATGAGTTAAAAGGAATTGAAGGATATTTTTGGTTTGGTACGGATGATCTTGGAAGAGATTTATGGACAAGAATTTGGCAAGGGACGAGGATTTCTTTGTATATTGCTTTTCTGGCAGCTTTACTAGACCTATTTATAGGCGTGGCATATGGCAGCATTTCTGCATACTACGGCGGCAGAGTTGATAATGTTATGCAGCGCATTATTGAAATACTGATTGGAATCCCAAATTTAATAGTTGTCATTTTATTAATTTTGGTTTTACAACCAGGAATTTTATCAATCACTTTGGCTATGGTTATTACAGGGTGGGTAAATATGGCGAGAATAGTAAGAGGACAAATTCTAAAGTTAAAAGGACAAGAATTTGTGTTGGCTTCTAGAACTTTGGGAGCAAAAGATAAACGGTTGTTATCGGGACATCTTATCCCCAATTCACTTGGTCCTATTATTATTACGACAATGTTTACCATACCAAGTGCTATCTTTACAGAAGCTTTTCTAAGTTTTATTGGTTTAGGACTACAACCACCTACAGCTTCACTCGGGACAATTGTAAATGATGGATTTAAATTAATAAAAATTTATCCTCATATGTTAATATACTCTTCCATCATCATTAGTTTAATAATGATTAGCTTCAATTTACTAGGAGATGGGCTCCGGGACGCGTTCGATCCTAAAATGAAAAGATAGAGGTGATTTATTTGGAAAAGATACTCTCAGTGAAGGATTTAAATGTTTCATTTGATACGTATGCAGGAGAAATAAAGGCTGTAAGGGGAACTTCTTTTGATTTATATAAAGGAGAAACTCTAGCAATTGTAGGAGAATCAGGTTCAGGTAAATCAGTTATGTCTAAAAGTTTGATGGGTTTGGTTCCACAACCGCCAGGAAGGATTGTAAAAGGCGAAATTTGGTATAAAGATTGTGACGTAATAAAGCTTCCAAAAAAAGGAATAAGGAAACTACGTGGTTCTGAGTTATCAATTATTTTTCAGGATCCTATGACATCCTTAAATCCAACAATGACTATTAATAAGCAAATAACAGAAGGAATATTGGCTCATCAAGATATTTCGAGTAAAGAAGCTAAAAAGAAAGCCATTGAACTATTAGAGTTAGTGGGAATTAAAGAGCCTGAAGAAAGAATAACTCAATATCCCCATCAATTTTCTGGAGGAATGCAACAAAGAGTTGTAATTGCAATGGCGCTAGCTTGTAATCCAGAAATATTAATAGCAGATGAACCTACCACTGCTTTAGATGTAACTGTACAAAAGCAGGTAATAAATTTGCTTAAAAGTATTCAGGAAAAAAAGGGTACATCGATTATATTTATTACACACGATTTAGGTGTTGTGGCTAACATTGCAGATCGAGTTGCAGTTATGTATGCGGGGAAAATAGTGGAAATAGGGAAAACAGATGAAGTTTTTTATAATCCAAAACATCCATATACGAAAGGATTATTAAAGGCTATGCCTAACTTAAATAGTGAACAGGAGGAATTGATAACTATTCCTGGGTCACCGCCTAATTTATTATCCCCTCCACCTGGTGATGCATT contains:
- the opp3C gene encoding oligopeptide ABC transporter permease; this encodes MELLIQESVFLEVGKINIPEHKLTDELFEEATQSYSVTKKNNRPPTTYWKDSWLRLRKNKGAVIGLIFIVIIISLALFGPYMNSHGFAEQNLGRTNLPPKVPLLEHIPFIGLDGVDIRGQDQYELKGIEGYFWFGTDDLGRDLWTRIWQGTRISLYIAFLAALLDLFIGVAYGSISAYYGGRVDNVMQRIIEILIGIPNLIVVILLILVLQPGILSITLAMVITGWVNMARIVRGQILKLKGQEFVLASRTLGAKDKRLLSGHLIPNSLGPIIITTMFTIPSAIFTEAFLSFIGLGLQPPTASLGTIVNDGFKLIKIYPHMLIYSSIIISLIMISFNLLGDGLRDAFDPKMKR